Proteins from a genomic interval of Pseudodesulfovibrio nedwellii:
- a CDS encoding adenine phosphoribosyltransferase — translation MNLRHYVRDIPDYPKKGITFYDITPILSSPEAFQYVMDQLYEKYKNCGADKIVAADARGFIFGAPLALRMGVPFIPVRKPGKLPFKNRCVTYDLEYGSDTLCMHVDAVDPGDKILMIDDLLATGGTAEGMVQLVKEAGGEIVGCGFVIQLGFLDGDKVMKAAGVDHDFLIEV, via the coding sequence ATGAATTTACGCCATTATGTGAGAGACATTCCCGATTACCCCAAAAAAGGTATCACCTTTTACGATATAACTCCGATTCTCAGCAGTCCCGAAGCATTTCAATATGTCATGGACCAACTTTATGAAAAGTACAAGAATTGCGGGGCAGATAAGATAGTGGCAGCCGATGCTCGTGGTTTTATATTCGGCGCACCATTGGCCTTGAGAATGGGTGTTCCGTTTATTCCTGTTCGTAAGCCCGGCAAGCTTCCTTTCAAGAACCGTTGCGTCACTTATGACCTTGAATACGGTTCAGACACTCTGTGCATGCACGTCGATGCCGTTGATCCGGGCGACAAAATTCTGATGATTGACGACCTGCTGGCGACCGGCGGTACAGCGGAAGGCATGGTACAACTTGTCAAAGAGGCAGGCGGAGAAATCGTCGGCTGTGGTTTTGTCATTCAACTCGGATTTCTTGATGGCGACAAGGTCATGAAAGCTGCTGGGGTTGATCACGATTTTCTCATTGAAGTATAG
- the mtnP gene encoding S-methyl-5'-thioadenosine phosphorylase produces the protein MTKIGIIGGSGLDNPDLMQDAHDVEVETSYGSPSAPLKMGTIAGKNVVLLARHGREHTIPPTFVNYRANIQALKDAGCTLILATTACGSLRAEIDRGHLVILDQFIDFTRRRPVSFYEEFEPHGAVHTGMADPFDKTLRGVFNQACDSLDLTHHKAGTVITIEGSRFSTRAESNMFRMWGADVINMSVAPECILANEAGIPYAAVAMSTDYDCWKTDEAPVTWEEILEVFQGNVEKVTSLLVEAIKNID, from the coding sequence ATGACCAAAATAGGCATCATCGGCGGGAGCGGACTGGATAACCCGGACCTCATGCAGGATGCACACGATGTTGAAGTGGAGACTTCCTATGGTAGCCCCTCTGCCCCGCTCAAAATGGGAACCATTGCAGGAAAAAATGTCGTTCTGCTTGCACGACATGGTCGTGAGCACACGATTCCACCTACTTTCGTTAACTATCGCGCCAACATTCAAGCGTTAAAGGATGCTGGTTGCACTTTAATTCTTGCGACAACTGCCTGTGGATCCTTGCGTGCAGAGATTGACCGTGGACATCTTGTCATTCTTGATCAGTTCATTGATTTCACTCGCCGCCGCCCCGTTTCTTTTTACGAAGAATTCGAACCGCATGGCGCTGTTCATACCGGTATGGCGGATCCTTTTGATAAGACATTGCGTGGTGTATTCAATCAGGCGTGCGATTCACTTGATCTCACACATCACAAGGCTGGCACTGTTATTACTATCGAAGGTTCCCGATTTTCCACTCGGGCTGAATCCAATATGTTTCGCATGTGGGGTGCCGATGTGATCAACATGTCTGTCGCACCTGAATGTATACTCGCCAATGAGGCCGGTATTCCTTATGCCGCAGTAGCTATGTCCACTGATTACGATTGCTGGAAAACCGATGAAGCCCCCGTGACCTGGGAAGAAATTCTTGAAGTCTTTCAAGGAAATGTGGAAAAAGTTACCTCCCTGCTTGTCGAAGCCATTAAAAATATCGATTGA
- a CDS encoding amidohydrolase — protein sequence MNTNQITASVPTKCDLLVRADVVVTQDTDRRVITSAGVAITDGLIVEVAGYNELEAKFQPTQRLDMAGKMLLPGLVNGHTHLPMTLFRGYADDLPLMEWLEDHIWPVEFQLTDEILSIGADIGCCELIRTGCTAFLNGYFHEYITGDAANAAGLRAVLGEGFFHFPSPHFPTANDCWDTIRTLDARYDKNSRIRTAVTPHAAFTVNPDELQASFQLATDLDIPWQVHLAESPVETAVCLEKHGKRPVELLRSLNLLTPRTTLHHCVDVTDDEITALAENGVNVVHNPASNLKLCSGLSPVQKMVDAGVTVGLGTDGASSNNQLNMFRDMALAALIGKVRHEDASAVNAQTALDMATVNSARCLGWPELGRIEKGCPADMIALDLGSPNLMPMFSPVSHAVYAATGMEVCMTMVAGEILYLYGDFRTIDVQALRDNAFSAVEWVRTKAKK from the coding sequence ATGAATACCAATCAAATCACTGCGTCCGTTCCGACAAAATGCGACCTGCTTGTTCGGGCGGATGTTGTTGTTACACAGGATACGGACCGTCGGGTCATTACCAGTGCCGGCGTGGCTATCACTGATGGCCTTATCGTGGAAGTCGCCGGATATAATGAATTGGAAGCTAAATTTCAACCGACTCAACGGTTGGATATGGCTGGCAAGATGCTTTTGCCCGGACTTGTCAACGGACATACGCATTTACCCATGACGCTTTTCCGCGGCTATGCCGACGATCTTCCGCTCATGGAATGGCTCGAAGACCATATCTGGCCCGTGGAATTTCAATTAACTGATGAAATTCTTTCCATTGGTGCGGACATTGGGTGCTGTGAATTGATTAGGACTGGCTGCACAGCGTTCCTTAATGGTTATTTCCACGAGTATATCACAGGTGACGCGGCCAATGCAGCCGGGTTGCGAGCGGTTTTAGGCGAAGGTTTTTTTCATTTTCCTTCACCGCATTTCCCCACGGCCAATGACTGTTGGGATACAATACGCACACTGGATGCCCGATATGACAAAAATTCACGAATTCGGACGGCTGTTACCCCCCACGCTGCGTTCACGGTAAATCCAGATGAATTGCAGGCCAGCTTTCAATTAGCTACCGATCTGGACATCCCGTGGCAAGTACATTTAGCGGAATCCCCTGTTGAAACAGCTGTCTGTCTCGAAAAGCATGGCAAGCGTCCTGTGGAACTCCTCCGTTCTCTCAACTTGTTGACGCCACGAACCACCCTTCATCATTGTGTTGACGTAACAGATGATGAAATCACGGCCCTCGCAGAAAACGGCGTGAATGTTGTCCACAACCCGGCTTCCAATCTCAAGTTGTGTTCAGGTCTTTCACCAGTGCAAAAAATGGTGGATGCTGGTGTAACGGTCGGCTTGGGAACAGATGGCGCTTCGAGCAACAATCAACTTAATATGTTTCGAGATATGGCTTTGGCAGCTTTGATCGGCAAAGTTCGTCATGAGGACGCCTCGGCAGTAAACGCACAAACCGCTCTTGATATGGCGACTGTCAACTCAGCCCGCTGTCTCGGTTGGCCTGAACTTGGACGTATCGAAAAGGGGTGCCCTGCGGACATGATAGCACTTGATTTAGGCAGTCCAAATCTTATGCCAATGTTCTCGCCGGTTTCACATGCCGTGTATGCTGCAACAGGCATGGAAGTGTGCATGACCATGGTCGCTGGAGAAATTCTCTATCTTTATGGAGATTTCAGAACTATCGACGTGCAAGCCTTGCGAGACAACGCTTTTAGTGCGGTTGAGTGGGTTCGAACTAAGGCGAAAAAATAA
- a CDS encoding PxxKW family cysteine-rich protein, which yields MAKKKVTVSLEGAVMTDAGLTYKGVIMETIDEKCEGCERIVSFEDKKYCPTYAQPATKWSKGVCNFATHARADVDKAGKVKVNPLKASKRAARGR from the coding sequence ATGGCTAAAAAGAAAGTTACCGTTTCCCTGGAAGGCGCTGTCATGACCGATGCAGGTCTGACCTACAAGGGCGTTATTATGGAAACCATTGATGAGAAATGTGAAGGTTGTGAACGTATTGTCTCCTTTGAAGACAAAAAGTACTGCCCGACCTACGCACAGCCCGCAACCAAGTGGAGCAAAGGCGTCTGCAACTTCGCCACTCACGCCCGCGCAGATGTTGACAAGGCCGGTAAGGTCAAGGTCAACCCGTTGAAGGCTTCCAAGCGCGCTGCTCGCGGCCGCTAG